The Arachis ipaensis cultivar K30076 chromosome B05, Araip1.1, whole genome shotgun sequence nucleotide sequence ATGACCACATATGACTATGTTAGATCTATCTCATGCATGAAAAATTTGaggtttttttaaaattttcggtATTTTTCAACAATGGTAGAAAGTAGAAACCCAATTTGACATAAAAATTTCAATATTAAAAAGTGATAATGGCATTGAATACTTTAATAAAAATCTTGGTGAATTTTTTCAAAAGAAAGGTATTCAACATCAATCTACATGTCCCGATGCACCCCAACAAAATGGCATTGCTGAAAAGAAGAATAAACATCTTCTCGAAGTAGCACGTGCCATTATGTTTGAGGATAATATTTCAAAATATTTATGGGGAGATGCTGTCCTAACAGGAGCCTATCTCATAAATCGAATGCACACGCGTGTGTTAAATTACTGTACATCATTGGATACTTTCAAAAGAATTTTTCAGCATGTAGGTTGCATTTTGACTTACCTTTAAAAGTATttggttgtattttatttttGCATACACGTTCATATCGAAGTAAACTTGTTCCAAGAGCAGAAAAGTACATTTTTATTGGCTATTTCCCAAGCCAAAAGGATTATAGATGTTTCAATCCACACACAAAGACATTTTATGTAAGCATGGATGTTACTTTTTTGGAACATGAAAcctttttttagaaaaattctcTTCGGGGGAGAGTGTAAGtgaagaaattttttttcatGAACCTTTATCCACTCCTATCTTACATATTGAGGATACAACTTTCACTGATCAAACAAATTCTGAAACGATAAACCAATTCTGAAATTGTGCCAGAATTAGTTGGAACCAAAATAGGAAAAGAAATACCACAATCAGAAAAGGAGCTTTGATGTTATGTTTAGAAATATCCCAAGAAGACTAGAGACCATCCTATCATCTCTGTACCAACCCAATCTGAAAATTCGGAAGGCGGCCCAATTGTAGTACTTCAGGAACTTCCAGATAAATCTGAAATTGTCACTTCTAATAATAACTTGCCAATAGCCCTAAGAAAATAAACCAGAACCTACACAAAAAAAGTACCCAAAATCAACACCAACCATCCTATTTTCAATTATGTCTCTTACcaaaatctctctcaaaatcatcGAGCATTTACTTCTAAAATTACAAATCTGTTTGAGCCCAAGATCATGAGAAAGTACTAGATGATCCCACCTGAAAAGTAGCAGCGTTAGAAGAGTGGCATGCACTCAAGAAGAATGAAACTTAGAAGATTGTAGACCTATCATAGGACAAAAAATTGGTCGGCTGCAAGTGGATTTTCACCATCAAGTGTAAGGCTGATGAAAGCATAAAGAAATATAAGGCTAGGCTAGTAGTTAAGGGATTTACACAAATCTATGGAGTAGACCATCAAGAGACCTTTGCTCTAGTTGCTAAGCTTAATTCTATGCGGATTCTCTTATCTCTTGTTGCGAATTACAATTTACCTTTACATCAATTGGATATAAAGAATGTTTTCCTGAATGGAGAGTTAGAGGAAGAGGTTTTCATGAAATTTTCACCTTGATTTGAGGCTGAAATAGGGAGGAATAAAATGTGCAAACTAAAGAAGTCTCTCTATAGATTGAAACAATCCCCAAGAGTTTGGTTTGAACGACTTGGAATGATGGTAAAAAGATTTGGTTATACTCAAAGCCAAGTTGATCATACACTTTTCTATAAACATTCAACAGCTAATAAAACTGCTATCTTAATTGTATATGTAGATGACATTATCCTGATAGGTAATGATATCTTCGAGCTAAAAGATTTGAAGGAGAAACTTGCCAAAGCATTTGGAATGAAAAAACTTGACTCATTAAAATATTTTCTTAGAATTGAATTTGCAAGGTTTAAAGAAGGCATTTTTATGAACCAATAAAGGTACATCCTAGATCTTTTAAAAGAGACAGGATTACTTGGTTGTTGCTGAAATATCTATAGAGCCTAACTTAAAATTGAAGCCAACTAAATCAGAAAATGTAATGGACAAAGCAAGATATCAGCGGTTGATGGGGAGGCTAATCTATTTATCCCATACACACTCGGATATAGCCTTTGCTATAAGTATGGTAAGTCAGTTTATGCATTCACCTGATCAAGAACACATGGATGCTGTCTTTAGAATTCTAAGGTACTTGAAGGGATCGCCTGAAAAAGGGTTACTCTACAAAAATTATGGACATCTTCAAATAGAAACCTATGCAGATTGGGCTGAGAATGTCATGGACAGAAGGTCAACATCTGAGTATTATACTTTTGTTGGAAGAAACCTGATTAGTTGGAGGAATAAAAAATAGTGTTGTGGCATGAAAtagtagacccggtcattatttcggatcGGGTCCgagccatagctcgggtcacccgaaattgGCCCGGTAGCCCGGTCattatacacaattaatattttgtgttattagtgatggatgatggctattattatgtgaaatttaagtaatgtaaaccttaatattttgtgttattagtcattatatataagactataagttaatgttttatgtttaaaatgtataagactttagactaatgcataatcttgtgttatttgtattgatttaaatatttggtgttattagaaaatattagtattgattatggatatactttaattttagagaaagagttagttcttattatatttttctaagtaaattttaccatgtcaaataatggttggaatcattgaaaatttggatatttttacatgctaacttacaagaaggtatcaaggtaatataatattaacggcccgattttcacccggtataatcgtaGCCCGAAAATGTATAAATTTCATCGAATCTAGGGTCAGattcgggtctaacaaataggctCGATATATATTTCCGGCATTGAATCCGATTTGACCGAGCCCATGCACACCACTAAGTGATTGTTTCCAGCATTGAATTTGCTCTTTTCTCTTCCAACTCCTCCTTCTCATTTGATCGGATTTTACACAAACATGTTGCGTGCAGCATCATTCACCAGGTTCTCTCTTCATATCCCCTCTTTTCTTGTGCCCTATGTTTTTCCTTTTCGCTTTCCTTCCTGTTCATGTTCAATGTCAAGCATTCACTCTCATTCTCAGCTCACATCCCCTCGCCATGTTGATGAAGCTGTTGATTCCTTCACTCGCATGCTCTCTATGCGTCGCACTCCATCCATTATCCAATTTAACCAGATTTTGGGGTCCCTTGCCAAGACGCACCATTTCCCAACCACCATTTCCCTTTTTCAGCAATTGCAAACCAGGGGAATTGCGCCCAGCATAGTTACTATGAATATTTTAATCAATTGTTGCTGCGGCATGGGTCGGATCACTCTCGCTTTCTCTATATTGGCCAAGATTTTCAGGATGGGTTTTCAGCCAAATACCATAACATTGAATACACTCATTAAAGGTCTCTGTCTCTGTGGTAATGTTGAAAAAGCACTGCACTTTCACGACAGAGTGCTGGCTCATGGATTTCACTTCGACCAAGTCACTTATGCAACTTTGATCAATGGGCTCGGTAAGACCGGACACACAGCAGCTGCTATTCAAGTGTTGAAAAAGATCCCACGGTATGGCACTGTTCCTAATGTCGTCATCTACAACACAATTATTGATAGCCTCTGCAAGGATACACTTGTAAGTGAGGCTTTTCATTTATATTCTGAAATGCTTGCTAGGGGAATTTCTCCTAATGTCATCACCTATAACACTCTAATTTTTGGATTGTGCCTTGTGGGTCAACTTAAGGAAGCCATTGATTTACTAAATCATATGATGCTGAAAAACATTACTCCAGATGTTCAAACCTATAATACTTTGATTGATGGACTATGTAAGGAGGGAAATATCAAAGATGCTAAGAGTGTGTTGGCTGTGATGACCAAAGATGCTGTGGAACCAACTGTGGTTACTTATAATTGTTTAATGGATGGGCATTGCTTGGTTAACGAATTAAACAAGGCAAAATGTATATTCGACACAATGGCCCAGATAGGAATGGCTCCTAATATCCGAAGttacaatattattattaatggCTTGTGCAAAAGTAAATTGATGGATGATGCCTTGAATCTCTTTGAAGAGATGCGTCGCAAGAACTTGGTTCCTGACACGGTAACTTACAATACTCTAATTGATGGCTTGGGAAAATCAAAGAGAATCTCTTGTGCTTCAAAGCTTCTTGTTGAGATGCATAATAAAGGTCAACCTGCTAATATAATCACTTACAATTCCTTGTTGGATGGGATGTTCAATATCAAACAACTTGACAAGGCACTTATGTTATTTAATCAGATGAAAGAGAGTGGCATTGATCCAAATATATGCACGTACAGTATACTTATTGATGGCCTATGTAAAAGTGGAAGACTTATGGATGCAAAAGAGATTTTTCAAGATCTTTCCATTAAAAACCATCGTCCAAATGTGAGAACATACAATATTATGATCAATGGGCTCTGCAAAGAGGGCTTATTTGAAGAAGCATTGGCCCTGCTGTCTGAAATGGAAGACAATGGTTGCTCACCAAATGCTGTGACTTTTGAAATCGTTATTCGTGCTTTGTTCGAAAAAGGTGAGAATGACATGGCGGAGAAACTTCTTCGGGAAATGATTGCTAGAGGCTTATTGAATGGATGAAAAGAGATAAGATAcatcaacaaaaattaaaatcacaTCTCTATTGTTGCTGAATGTGTATCATAGTTCTGTAAATTCTGAATCTGTTGGGTCAGAGGACTTTGGCAATGCCATAACATCAATACCACTGATGTCTTGACTATCTCATTTTTATTCAATTAAGTTTAAACTTTCAATGTTTGCAATTGCTATCATCCTTTTTCATTCCACTGTGCTTTATTGATTCTTTAGAGGATATTTCTCGTTGTAGCTTACAGGTTAAGTGTTTAAGATCTCTCTATAGTAATTAATAGATATTTGCTGTTATCCTATGAGACCATATATCTCAACTATTATCATGCTACAAactaagaaaaacaaaaaagaggtTTACAAAAATTTGCAAATCCATTTGCAACAAGTTCCCTGCCGTGGGCATAATGAAAGTCAAAGATGTTTCATTATATATGATTGATGCTGCCAAGGAAAATCCTCACTTAGCTCAAAAACTACATGATGTTTTACTTGAAAGTGGTGTCATTGCTCCTCCAAATTTATTTTCTGAAGTTTATCACGAGTTAGGCTCCCCAACTGAAGAAAAAGATGAACACAAACCAGAAAGTGGACAAGAGACTCAGGTTGACAAAAATCTCGGTCCTACTTTGCCTCACCAAAGAGTTCATCCGAAAGGAAGTTCAAACAGCCAGCCGGAGCACTCTAAGCCTGTTGAAGGTTTAGGAATAAACCTTCTTCTTGATCCGAAGTTAGCAGATGTACAACATACACCATCCCAGGTAACACATGGGAAAAATGTTCCAGTTGCGGCGGCTGCAGCAGCAGCTGCTGCTGTTGTTGCTTCCTCTATGGTAGCTGCTGAAACAAAGTCAAACACTGACTCGAACATTGAGCTTCCAGTAGCTGCAGCGGCCACTGCAACTGCTGCAGCTGTAGTAGCAACCACTGCAGCTGTCAGCAAACAGTATGAGCAAGGCAGTCGAAGTGACGGACACATGGATGGCACTGGTTATGAGCCGAAGGGTAGTGGTGATGGTGAGAATATTGTGGTAGGAGCAAATTCAGAAGGTGATAGAATATCTGATAGATCTATAGTAAGCAATGCCAGTACAAAATCTGATTTTACACTTGAAGATGTTGCCGAGTATGACATTCCGGTTGAGGAAATCACATTGGGTGAACGTATCGGACTTGGTATTAACTGTACTTTGCTCTATAAGATTTGGTTACATTCTTTTGTTAGATGGTGTTATTTATAGTTTTATACATATAAATTCCCATATGATGGCTACAATTACATTTTGGTGGCCTATTTTTTGCATTCAGGATCGTATGGGGAGGTATACTGTGGTGAATGGCGTGGAACAGTGAGTTTTATTCCTATTCAGGCATACATTCCATAtctatcttaaaaattcaaattgTATTTTAAACAAACAAAttataaaatgtaattttttttcttaactaAGCAAGGCCCAAGAAATTTTTGGCTTCAGTTTCATTTTTACCCTTAACAAAAGTAATCAATACCTTATACTTGGCTACCTTTTATGTTTGTcattttttgttgtgtttttctgtTAGGCTGTAGGTTTATGAATTCTTTCATTTACATCAGGTCTCTGCTTTGGTTTGTAGGAAGTTGCTGTAAAAAGATTTCTTGATCAAGATATATCTGGTGAATCACTTGAAGAATTCACAAGTCAGGTAATATTTCATTAGTGTCTCTTTTTGTAGTTTCTACTCATATGTTTATCTTTGTTGATGAATGATTTCATTTAGTACACATTTACTACTATCAGATGTGATTTTTATGCTCCATAATGACATATCAGATAGCTGCAATACTTTATTTAGATTGCTATTGTATTTGTCCCAGGATAATTTGAAAGTTGGATTAAATACTTTGTCCTGTTGAATTGCATTTATTTAGAAGTTCATGATGAAGATTGACCATTTCGAAGCTCTTTGATGTAATCCTTGTTTTATTTCTCCAACATTTTATAGCTTCTATTGTTGTTATATACTTCCATCTTGTGTGCTTCTCTTCTCTCTATGAATAGATTTCCTAATGCAATTTGAGAATATAGTGGTGCATGAATGTATATATAAGAGAACATATATATATGGAAAGAATATATTAGATGGAGACTAAGAAGTAGGGTTAGCACATTGGAGTTATTTAGCTCATGCAGTTGACTATACTTATTCAAAAAAAGGATTTTGTTTAATTCTTTTATGAATGCCAAAACTAGTTGTGCATTTTCATGAATTTATATGATTTTACTGCATATTTAACATATGTAAGTTGCCATAGGTTCAAATAATGAAAAGACTGAGGCATCCAAATGTTGTTCTCTTCATGGGAGCAGTTACTCGATGTCCGAATCTTTCTATTGTTACTGAATTTCTTCCCAGGTAACTTAAGATTCCTTATTTCCTGAGATTCATATGAGACTCTGTATTCCAAATAGATCTTAGTATATGATCATTGGTACAGAATAGTGCTATGCAGGCCAAAAAGATTACTTCTAAATGAACATCTAAAATATCTGATGTATGCTGTTAATAGCTCAAATGTCAATTGAGACGTAATAAGCAAAAATAAGATGaaaatttcagttattatttgGTTAATTTAGACACATTTTACCTTACTATATATTGTGTTGGACTGTTACACTTTTCCAggagtttttattattttgattaatgtTGTTCTGGAAGGATTACTTTTAATGACTCTGAAGTCTGAACTGTATATTTCCTATGCAGAGGAAGTTTGTACAGACTAATTCATCGACCAAACAATCAATTAGATGAGCGAAGGAGGTTGAGGATGGCCCTTGATATTGTAAGATTCTGTTTTGTTTTCTTGCAATATAGTTTCTTTAAGTAAATTATTGCCATAATCAGTGAAATTCAGTTGATGTGACATATATCTCTTTAATCTTCTTCAGGCCTGAGGAATGAGCTATTTGCACAACTGCACTCCAGTGATTGTACACCGTGATTTGAAGTCACCAAATCATCTTgttgataaaaattgggttgtgaAGGTGCCAACTAATTGTCATGATTGAATTTTCTTGATAGCATGCTGAATGCTACCTGTAGATAtggtttaatttgaaaatatcatttttttagtTGTTCAATTATAACTATAATTAAGATAGGTATAAACATATCTTATTTTTACAATAAACAAGTTAACGAGATGTATAATAAcgtgtaaaaatatttttatactagCATTAAATCGTATTTTCCTTCCTTTATTTCCTTTTGTTATCAAGAATATCAGAATAACAAACATGTTTTGCTTTATTCTACAATAATGTAAAAATCTGAGTCCTTTTAGTCTTTTACACATCTAttctaacaaataaaattaaataaaataaaataaaattaaaagaaacctGAAACCCTTTACTATGTTCCAAAAGCCGAATATGGCCACATGCAGAATCTACTAAAAATCTAAAACACAACTGGCACACTAAAAGATAGAAAAGAAAGACAAACTTCATGCCTAAAATAAAGGTATAAGCTGCCATAACCCTCATTTCTAAGCTCAAATACTGTGTCATACCTCATACCCTTTGCCTTCCGAATTATTCGTTCTTTGATGCTCTTGTTTTTCATTttgctatatattttttttgactaaatcaaatcaaaatcagattttttaattttttttaatgaatttttttgtaaataaaattaattataatatcttTATTNNNNNNNNNNNNNNNNNNNNNNNNNNNNNNNNNNNNNNNNNNNNNNNNNNNNNNNNNNNNNNNNNNNNNNNNNNNNNNNNNNNNNNNNNNNNNNNNNNNNNNNNNNNNNNNNNNNNNNNNNNNNNNNNNNNNNNNNNNNNNNNNNNNNNNNNNNNNNNNNNNNNNNNNNNNNNNNNNNNNNNNNNNNNNNNNNNNNNNNNNNNNNNNNNNNNNNNNNNNNNNNNNNNNNNNNNNNNNNNNNNNNNNNNNNNNNNNNNNNNNNNNNNNNNNNNNNNNNNNNNNNNNNNNNNNNNNNNNNNNNNNNNNNNNNNNNNNNNNNNNNNNNNNNNNNNNNNNNNNNNNNNNNNNNNNNNNNNNNNNNNNNNNNNNNNNNNNNNNNNNNNNNNNNNNNNNNNNNNNNNNNNNNNNNNNNNNNNNNNNNNNNNNNNNNNNNNNNNNNNNNNNNNNNNNNNNNNNNNNNNNNNNNNNNNNNNNNNNNNNNNNNNNNNNNNNNNNNNNNNNNNNNNNNNNNNNNNNNgattaaaaaatttttctttattttaggctagtattttttttatttcctagttatttctatttctgtaattcttctATAAAGCCTGTACATTTGATATAAAATAATATTCAAATATTTCAAGTTGGTATCAAAGCAGGATCTCTGCATTGTGCCTCTGATTTATAGCAATGATTGACAGTTCCTCAGTCATTAATCATAAACAGAAGGAGAACACTACTACTACTCCATCATATTTAAAATCTGAGCAATGGGTACTAGTTAGTGGTGACTCCCTTCAGTTCAGATAACCACATTTCGACTCAATGGATCAAACTACCTTAGATGGTCTCAATCAGTTCAGATATATATCTGTGAGAGAGGGAAGATTGGATATCTCACCGGTGAGCGAAGCCAGCCTAACATCACTGACCCACAATATAATGTGTGGGATATCGAAAATTTCATGGTGATGACATGGCTGGTGAGCTCAATGGAGGAGGATATCAGTAGTAACTATATGAAGTACACCACTACCAAAGAATTGTGGGATAGAGTCAAAGAGATGTATTCTGATCTTGGAAATAAATCCCAAATTTATGAACTTACTCTAAAAGTTAGAGAAATTCAACAAGGGAGTCACAATGTCACCAAATACTTTCATACGTTGAAGCGGTTGTGACAGGACCTTGACCACTTTAATAACTACAAGTAGAATTCAGCCACTGATGCCAAACACCAACAAATAGTGGAAGAAGGGATgacatttcaatttcttgtagGCTTCAATGTAGAGCTAGATGAAGTTCATGGCAGAATTATTGGAAGAACAATCCTACCCTCAATTGAAGAAGTATTGGCTGAAGTTAAAAGAAAGAAAACTCATAGAGTGTGATGATGGAAAAAGGTAAGACTGAACAGACTTTTTTGGAGTCTAATGCACTCTTAGTGACACCTGCTGCACTTAAAAGTTTATCAAACCAGAAGTACCCCTCCAATCTTTGGTGTGACCACTGTAATAAACCTCGTCACACCCGAAAAACCTGCTGGAAGATTCATGAAAAACCAGCACATCTCAAAGGCAGCAAATCTGGTCCCAAAATATGTTCTACCCCAACTGCTCATGAGGCTGAAAAATCATCCTTGAGTAAGGAGTAGGTTGAGCAGTTCATAAGGCTATTAAATTCCAGTTTTGTGTTTAGTATTCCTAGTGATTCTTTGGCTCAAACAGGTAATTTTAGTATTCCTATGTCACTTAACTGCACCTCAAACTTGAATGCACCATGGATTGTCGATTCAGGTGCATCTGACCATATGATCAGCCTCTCCTCTTATTTAAAACTTATTCTCCCTGTTTTAAAAATGAGAAAATTAGAGTTGCTGATGGTAGATTTTCATCTATTGCTGGAAAAAGTAcaattaattatccaaaaatattgACCTAAGAAATGTCCTTCACGTACTAAAACTTTTTTGTAATCTTCTCTCTATTAGTAAAATCTGCAAGGATTCCAATTGTGTTGTGACATTCTTTGACACTCATGGTATTTTTCAGGATCGGACCTCGAAGAAGATAATTGGCAGTGCTAAAATGATAGATggatgatgagtttggaaaactctaaattaatatttgtgatgactaaatattattaaatataattaattacaaaattattaatctgaTTTTCATTTAACttatattgattaaataattTTGTTGCAGGTGTTATTGGgccgaaaataaaaagaaagatccCAAGCCCAATAAATTAAAATTCAGCCCTATGTAATTATTGTTTTTGATTGTTGGCTGAAAAGATTTTATCAGTTGGGCCAGAATAAATTTTGTTACTATAAGCCCAAAGAAAGCTTTCCTATTTGTTCAATGCTTGGTCCAaaaattcatcaggaaagcaaatgttactaACTGGGCCAGATTAAATCCAACTGttacaagtgccgaaggagttgttTCTCTTAAACCTGAAACAAGTTGGACGGATGAAGATAGAAAAAAGGTGGAGCTCAACGCCAAGGCCATCaatctgctcaactgtgctatcagttttgaggagtaccgacgggtatcaagatgcacaacagcaaaggaaatctgggacaaattgcaaatcacccatgaaggaaccaccattgtaaagaagactcggacagaCATATTaaatagagagtatgaaatgtttgcaatgaaagaaggagagtccattgatgaactgttcgaaCAGTTCAAcgccatcattgttggcttagatgctctgcGAATTACATAttctgaatctgtgctagtgagaagagtgttgagatgtctcacaaaagagtgggaaacaaaagctttaattatttctgagagcagtagcttagattccataacagttgatgatttgagaggaaatcttcttgcttttgaaaacacctatttgaaaaaagattcaaaaaagaaaggaattgctttttcttctatgactaaccctctggatgaagaGTCCAGTGATAACTCCTCTGAACATGAATTTatgttgtttgccaaaaaattcaggaaaatgatgaagcttaaaggcaaaggcagcagctcaaggagagtgaagaaagaccttagcaaagttacttgttacaactgcaaagaaattgggcatttcaaatctgattgtcccaagttaaagaaggaggaaaagccgaaaagaggaaagaagaagggactgatggcttcatgggaagatttggaaaatgactcggatgatgatgatgaggaatccgaaaccaagtcacaaccttgtctcatggcagatcacatagatcaggtagtctttcataatcctaacactgaagatcttcatcttataatagaccacctttctgaaaaaataagatgttttctgctggaaaatcaagaacttgaacaacaaatcaccattcttaaggCTGAAAAcagttttttaaaagaaaaagtgagagaggccgaaactgcttgtgatcttgttgaagagaataagcagttaagagcacaaattaagagctgtgaaagtaatcattccgttcttgcatatgtggattgttttaagcaaaatgaagagttgctcaAAGAGGTTAAAAGACTaaaggaagacttagccaagttcacccagagttctgaaaatctgaatca carries:
- the LOC107644296 gene encoding pentatricopeptide repeat-containing protein At1g62930, chloroplastic-like — protein: MLRAASFTRFSLHIPSFLVPYVFPFRFPSCSCSMSSIHSHSQLTSPRHVDEAVDSFTRMLSMRRTPSIIQFNQILGSLAKTHHFPTTISLFQQLQTRGIAPSIVTMNILINCCCGMGRITLAFSILAKIFRMGFQPNTITLNTLIKGLCLCGNVEKALHFHDRVLAHGFHFDQVTYATLINGLGKTGHTAAAIQVLKKIPRYGTVPNVVIYNTIIDSLCKDTLVSEAFHLYSEMLARGISPNVITYNTLIFGLCLVGQLKEAIDLLNHMMLKNITPDVQTYNTLIDGLCKEGNIKDAKSVLAVMTKDAVEPTVVTYNCLMDGHCLVNELNKAKCIFDTMAQIGMAPNIRSYNIIINGLCKSKLMDDALNLFEEMRRKNLVPDTVTYNTLIDGLGKSKRISCASKLLVEMHNKGQPANIITYNSLLDGMFNIKQLDKALMLFNQMKESGIDPNICTYSILIDGLCKSGRLMDAKEIFQDLSIKNHRPNVRTYNIMINGLCKEGLFEEALALLSEMEDNGCSPNAVTFEIVIRALFEKGENDMAEKLLREMIARGLLNG